From the genome of Malus domestica chromosome 04, GDT2T_hap1, one region includes:
- the LOC139195032 gene encoding uncharacterized protein produces MVGSGNVELRAPVFNGENYEFWRIRMTTIVKSYGLWELVENGFEPPDPKSRKAVVDETKKETTDEVSFSEILMNDARALGMIQGAVSDQIFPRIVNEETSKGAGDVLKGEFRGDKQVRNVKLQGLRRDFEYTRMKDSESLSVYLSRLFDIINQMKSYGEELSRERIVQKLLISLPKTYYAICSVIEHSRDLDTIEVQEVVASLKGFEQRLDLHTESSTERAFASLNVAFKGVKSGGFSGNQRSKENWKSRGKSWDYKPNFVQKQCNTQRSWDHKPNYSQRQNNTQRNWDHRPNYAQKQNNVQGDCKWCDRLHYGKCWYEGKPKCKGCGKPGHSIRDCHENKGVQKVNYVKQMGET; encoded by the coding sequence ATGGTTGGGTCCGGCAATGTCGAGCTTAGAGCTCCGGTCTTCAATGGAGAGAACTATGAATTTTGGAGGATTCGTATGACAACTATAGTGAAATCGTATGGTTTGTGGGAGCTGGTAGAAAATGGGTTTGAACCTCCAGATCCGAAGTCTAGAAAAGCTGTGGTTGACGAGACGAAGAAGGAGACGACGGATGAAGTGTCATTCAGTGAGATTTTGATGAACGATGCTCGTGCGCTTGGAATGATACAAGGTGCAGTCTCGGATCAGATCTTTCCCAGAATCGTGAATGAAGAGACATCCAAAGGAGCTGGGGATGTTCTGAAGGGTGAATTCCGAGGAGATAAACAAGTAAGAAATGTAAAATTGCAAGGTTTACGTAGAGATTTTGAATATACTCGTATGAAGGATAGTGAATCATTATCTGTGTATCTCTCTCGATTGTTTGATAtcattaatcaaatgaaaagttaTGGAGAAGAACTATCTAGGGAGAGAATTGTGCAGAAATTACTTATTAGTCTTCCGAAAACATATTATGCAATTTGTTCTGTAATTGAGCATTCTAGAGATCTTGACACTATTGAGGTTCAAGAAGTTGTAGCGTCTCTAAAAGGATTCGAACAGAGGCTTGATTTACATACTGAGTCTTCGACTGAGAGGGCATTTGCAAGTTTAAATGTAGCATTTAAGGGTGTCAAAAGTGGTGGATTTTCTGGGAATCAGAGGTCTAAAGAGAATTGGAAGTCAAGGGGAAAAAGTTGGGATTATAAACCAAACTTTGTTCAGAAGCAGTGTAACACTCAAAGGAGTTGGGATCACAAACCTAATTATTCTCAGAGACAGAATAATACTCAAAGGAACTGGGATCATAGGCCTAATTATGCTCAGAAGCAAAACAACGTTCAGGGTGATTGTAAGTGGTGTGACAGGTTACACTATGGGAAGTGTTGGTATGAAGGTAAACCAAAGTGTAAAGGCTGTGGTAAGCCAGGCCATTCTATAAGAGACTGTCATGAGAATAAAGGAGTGCAGAAAGTTAATTATGTAAAGCAGATGGGAGAAACATGA